The Streptomyces bacillaris sequence ACGTCTTGCCGGCCGACGAGATGGAGACCGTACGCTCGCGCATCCCCGGCAGGGCCGCGATCGGGTGGTGCGCGCCCTCGAAGACCAGGTGCTCGTACACCTCGTCGGTCACCACCAGCAGGTCGTGCTCCACCGCCAGGGCGGCGATCCCGCTCAGCTCCTCCGGGGTGAGGACCGCGCCGGTCGGGTTGTGCGGGGAGTTGAGCAGCAGCAGGCGGGTGCGCGGGGTGATCAGGGCGCGCAGCTCGTCCAGGTCCGGGCGGAAGGCGGGGGCGCGCAGGGTGAGGGGGACGCGGACGCCGCCCGCCAGGGCGATGCACGCGGCGTACGAGTCGTAGTACGGCTCGAACGCGATGACCTCGTCGCCCGGCTCCACCAGGGCGAGCAGGGCGGCGGCGATCGCCTCGGTGGCCCCGGTGGTGATCAGGACCTCGGTCTCCGGGGACCAGTTCAGGCCGTAGAAGCGCTTCTGGTGGTCGGCCACGGCGTTGCGCAGCTCCGGGATGCCGGGGCCCGGCGGGTACTGGTTGCCGTGCCCGGCGCGCAGCGCCCGGACCGCCGCCTCCCGGATCTCCTCGGGGCCGTCGGTGTCGGGGAAGCCCTGGCCGAGGTTGATCGAGCCGGTCCGCGCGGCCAGCGCGGACATCTCCGCGAAGATCGTCGTCCCGAACCCGGCCAGGCGGCTGTTGAGCAGCGGTCGTCCCTGCTGTCCCTGCTGTCCCTGTGTCATGGGCGTCATCCTGCGCCCAAGCTCTGGAGTTGCTCAAGTCTGCTTTGGGGCGCCCGGGAGGTGGGGATTTCCCTGGCACGTACGCATCGCAAGGCCACGTACGCATCGCAACGGCGCGAAGAGAAACACAGAGAGCGCAGAGAAACAGAGAGAAAGACAGAGAGAAACGCGAAGGAAGCGACGGGGGAACCGCGCTTCGGGGGAAAGGCGGGTGAGCGGCATGACCGTTCTCATCACGGTGCTGATCGGTGTGGGGATCTTTGTCGGTCTGATGGTGGTCCTGGCGCGGTTGACCAGCGTCAAGCGCGTTCCGGCCCGGGCGGGCGGCGG is a genomic window containing:
- a CDS encoding pyridoxal phosphate-dependent aminotransferase, with protein sequence MTQGQQGQQGRPLLNSRLAGFGTTIFAEMSALAARTGSINLGQGFPDTDGPEEIREAAVRALRAGHGNQYPPGPGIPELRNAVADHQKRFYGLNWSPETEVLITTGATEAIAAALLALVEPGDEVIAFEPYYDSYAACIALAGGVRVPLTLRAPAFRPDLDELRALITPRTRLLLLNSPHNPTGAVLTPEELSGIAALAVEHDLLVVTDEVYEHLVFEGAHHPIAALPGMRERTVSISSAGKTYSYTGWKIGWVTADAPLVTAVRSAKQYLTFVSGGPFQYAIAEALQLPDAFFTEFRDSMRRKRDLLAGGLRSAGFQVYEPEGTYFITTDISPFGEEDAYAFCRALPERCGVAAVPNSVFYDDPEAGRSQVRFTFCKRDEVLESAVERLRRLG